Below is a window of Oceanispirochaeta sp. M1 DNA.
ATATATTTGAGAAAATTCCACTGGCCAATACTAATCAGGATCTGGAACAATTGCTTCCATGGAACATTGATAAAGAAGAACTCATCCCATAGACGATCAGTCAACACGGGGAGATATTAGCGCTTACAAAGGATCAATATTTCCTTCGTAGTACTCTTTCTCTGTAAAAATATTTAATTTGCCTTTTCCAAATCGAACTAAATTAACCAATTCCTCGTAACGTTCTTTTGCTAAGTCGGTATCTTTTAGGTTATTGCTTGCTTTTTTACGATTGCTTCTTGCATATCCGTCATTTGAAAAATCGATAAATTTTACGATTTCGTCTTTGTGATGGGCTTCGTTTACCTTAAACACATAAATGTTGGTTTGTACACTTGATTTTCCAATAAACAAATCAATAGGCATTTTTATACTTGCCAAAAGAGTATGCTTTTCTAATATTTTTATGTTGTAATCTTTTGCTTTTCCACTACCTGCTGAATTTTGGATAATGATTGCGGCATAACCCTTGTTCATCATTCCAAGTGCCTTTTCTACAAAGTTCATTCCGTTGCCATTGGCAGAATATGGCGGGTTTAGTACAAATGCATCAGCAGGGAATTTGTTATCAGTTTTTCCAAATCCATATTTTCCATCAAAATCGGTTAGTGAGTTTTTATTCAAAATGTTTGAACTACCGTCACCCATTAAAATCATATTCAGAATTGCTAACATATATACACTTGAAAGCAACTCTAATCCGAGCAATTGTTCAGCTTTGATTTTAATTTGTTTTTGAGCAAGTTCATCGGGCGAAGAAATGGAGTTTTTAGCATCATTAAGCATTTCGTTCATTGCAGCAACCAAAAGACCTGCCGAACCTGTGGCAAAGTCCCACACATAGGAATTTTTGTTTACTCTGGCTAGTTTAACCAATAGAGTTGCAATATAAGAGGGAGTAAGTACAACATCGTTTAATTTGTCTTGTGTAAACCCTAACCAACCATACATTTCGTTGAAAAGTTTTCCTGTAAAATCGGTGGTTAAACCAATTTTATAATAAATACCTAAATCATCTACTATTTTTATAAATACTCTTTTTAACTGACTTTCACCACTTTCAACTTTATTGATATTTTCTGTCAAAAGCGTATTTGATAAAGTTCTAATTATTAAATCTTTTTTCTCTCTTGGTAATTGTTTTTCACCTAAAAAGGCTTTGATTTTTCGTACCATAATTTCACCATCAGTATTGCCTTCCTCTGACGATGATTTTAAGTCCGATTTTTCAAGTGGTTTAACTTTCCCAGAAATCCCAAGAGTTGCAATAATTGAAGCTGCAACGAGATATACACGGTCATTTTCGCCAAGCCCTTTTTCGTTTTGATAAATATCGTTGTTTAATTTAACTAGACTTGCATCAATTTCTTTTTCTCGTTGTTCTTTGAGTTTTTCAATTTCTTCTTGTGTTAAACTCAAAGTATTTACTTGCTCAATAAAAGCATCGAAATTTTCCTTTTTTAGAAAAGAGAAATCGGAAAAAGCGCCAATTTTTTGACCTACACCAAAATTGCTTTTTGAAACATAATAAACACCAATTTGGTGTTCAATTTTTCCTGTTTCATTTTTGTAACCGGTCATTCCTATAGCAATAATGTCTGTATAGCTTGTATGATGAAGTAAAGCATTTGCGTAATGAACTGCGCCGTTTACCGCAAATGAATTGATGTTTTTAAAATTTGGTTCGTTTTTGGCTGCTTTATTATCAACTTGTCCGTCATTGTTGAGCTTTTCAAGTTTGTCTTTATAACCTTTATACTCGATAAGAATAGGGTAATAATCTAAGTTTTTATCTTGAAGTAATAATTTTGCATCTGGACGATTTCCGCC
It encodes the following:
- a CDS encoding class I SAM-dependent DNA methyltransferase, whose translation is MAQSIEPNIADLANGWLKSYKLDYKLEQESLNSEIDKALDDYFSKNGGTGGNRPDAKLLLQDKNLDYYPILIEYKGYKDKLEKLNNDGQVDNKAAKNEPNFKNINSFAVNGAVHYANALLHHTSYTDIIAIGMTGYKNETGKIEHQIGVYYVSKSNFGVGQKIGAFSDFSFLKKENFDAFIEQVNTLSLTQEEIEKLKEQREKEIDASLVKLNNDIYQNEKGLGENDRVYLVAASIIATLGISGKVKPLEKSDLKSSSEEGNTDGEIMVRKIKAFLGEKQLPREKKDLIIRTLSNTLLTENINKVESGESQLKRVFIKIVDDLGIYYKIGLTTDFTGKLFNEMYGWLGFTQDKLNDVVLTPSYIATLLVKLARVNKNSYVWDFATGSAGLLVAAMNEMLNDAKNSISSPDELAQKQIKIKAEQLLGLELLSSVYMLAILNMILMGDGSSNILNKNSLTDFDGKYGFGKTDNKFPADAFVLNPPYSANGNGMNFVEKALGMMNKGYAAIIIQNSAGSGKAKDYNIKILEKHTLLASIKMPIDLFIGKSSVQTNIYVFKVNEAHHKDEIVKFIDFSNDGYARSNRKKASNNLKDTDLAKERYEELVNLVRFGKGKLNIFTEKEYYEGNIDPL